From Pagrus major chromosome 9, Pma_NU_1.0, the proteins below share one genomic window:
- the pdk1 gene encoding pyruvate dehydrogenase (acetyl-transferring) kinase isozyme 1, mitochondrial: MRILRFLRSSLAVGKDIDYYSKFSPSPLSMKQFLDFGSENACEKTSFAFLRQELPVRLANIMKEINLLPDNLLRTPSVRLVQSWYMQSFQEILEFKDKNADDEKVTYDFTDAVIKIRNRHNDVIPTMAQGVVEYKETYGTDPVVSQNVQYFLDRFYMSRISIRMLLNQHTLLFGGKVKVNPAHPKQIGSIDPHCRVSEVIRDAYENARNLCDRYYMNSPELVLEQFNVKEMENHVAVVYVPSHLYHMVFELFKNAMRATMELYGDAMEYPAIHAQVALGTEDLTVKVSDRGGGVPLRKIDRLFTYTYSTAPRPSIDGSRAAPLAGYGYGLPISRLYARYFQGDLKLYSLEGYGTDAVIYIRALSTESIERLPVYNKSVWKHYKTIHEADDWCVPSKEPKDMTTFRSF, encoded by the exons ATGAGGATTTTAAGGTTTCTGAGGAGCAGCTTGGCTGTAGGAAAGGACATTGACTATTACTCCAAATTTTCACCCTCCCCTCTATCAATGAAGCAGTTTCTGGATTTTG GCTCAGAGAACGCGTGTGAGAAGACATCGTTCGCCTTCCTCAGACAGGAGTTACCTGTGAGGTTGGCGAACATCATGAAAGAGATCAACCTGCTGCCTGACAACTTACTGAGGACTCCATCCGTCCGGTTGGTGCAGAGCTG GTACATGCAGAGTTTTCAGGAGATTCTTGAGTTCAAAGACAAAAATGCGGATGATGAGAAAGTCACATACGA tTTCACAGATGCGGTAATAAAAATCAGAAACCGGCACAACGATGTCATCCCCACTATGGCTCAGGGTGTCGTGGAGTACAAGGAGACGTACGGCACAGACCCAGTCGTCAGCCAGAATGTCCAGTATTTCTTGGATCGTTTCTACATGAGCAGGATATCCATCAGGATGTTGCTCAACCAGCACA CTCTCCTCTTCGGTGGGAAGGTGAAGGTGAACCCTGCACATCCCAAACAGATCGGCAGTATTGATCCACACTGTCGTGTCAGTGAGGTCATCAGAG ACGCCTACGAAAATGCTCGAAACCTTTGTGACCGGTACTACATGAACTCTCCGGAGCTGGTACTGGAGCAATTCAATG TGAAAGAGATGGAAAACCACGTCGCTGTGGTGTACGTGCCGTCTCATTTGTATCATATGGTGTTTGAACTTTTTAAG AACGCCATGCGGGCCACCATGGAGTTATACGGCGATGCCATGGAGTATCCTGCCATCCACGCACAGGTCGCTCTGGGAACTGAAGATCTGACAGTGAAG GTGAGTGATCGTGGAGGAGGCGTGCCGCTGCGTAAGATTGACCGCTTGTTTACCTACACGTACTCCACAGCTCCTCGGCCCAGCATCGACGGGTCCCGTGCTGCTCCTCTG GCTGGTTACGGTTACGGCCTGCCCATCTCTCGTCTGTACGCCCGCTACTTTCAAGGGGACCTGAAGCTGTACTCCCTGGAGGGTTATGGAACTGATGCTGTGATCTACATTCGG GCCCTCTCCACAGAGTCCATCGAGAGGCTCCCCGTGTACAACAAGTCCGTCTGGAAACACTACAAGACGATCCACGAGGCCGACGACTGGTGCGTCCCCAGCAAAGAACCCAAGGACATGACCACATTTCGCAGTTTCTAG
- the nup62l gene encoding nucleoporin 62 like, protein MSGGFNFGQASTGFTFGAQKPAPAAAGTTFGMTSSTPAASGGGFTFGTAPQAAPNPAGSFSFGTPAKSTAAGGGFSFGTPAASTTFGLGTAPQPAAAAAAAAGLTLGSAAAPAPGSGFTLGAGPPAQTTAAAPPGGGFAFGTVPQVQPQPTMAPAAAVAPTAMSAATTAPGGLSSFGGFSFGQTKVQVTTAAAPVAAPGGGFSFGTSAPSNLTLGSQPQPVSTAAAPTAQAIGIPFGIKPSSTPAPPASTQAAPAPGPSLFAAPIATAAAPATAAATTAGFTLGAALAPAPAPSTSAAATLSAAGGLPFMIKPLGAASTASTAALISAATTAAATAGAASGFTLGLKPASSASATATATATTITTTTAPPVMTYAQLEGLINKWSLELEDQERHFLQQATQVNAWDRMLVENGEKITALHKEMEKVKLDQRRLNQELDFILSQQKELEDLLCPLEESVKEQSGTIYMQNADEERERTYKLAENVDAQLKRMSQDLKEIIEHLNTSSGPADTSDPLQQICKILNTHMDSLQWIDQNSVLLQRRVEEVSKLCDNQRKEQEKTFRLTFD, encoded by the exons ATGAGTGGCGGATTCAACTTCGGCCAAGCCTCCACGGGTTTCACTTTTGGAGCTCAGAAGCCGGCGCCCGCAGCCGCCGGCACCACCTTTGGGATGACGAGTTCCACACCTGCAGCTTCCGGAGGGGGCTTCACCTTCGGCACGGCTCCTCAGGCCGCCCCCAACCCCGCCGGCTCTTTCAGCTTTGGCACCCCAGCAAAGAGCACAGCAGCCGGCGGAGGCTTCTCTTTCGGGACCCCCGCCGCCTCCACCACTTTCGGCCTCGGCACGGCTCCTCAgcccgcagcagcagcagcagcagcagcagggctgaCTTTAGGCTCcgcagcagctccagctccgGGGTCAGGGTTCACACTGGGCGCGGGTCCGCCCGCACAGACCACCGCTGCCGCCCCTCCAGGAGGGGGCTTCGCCTTTGGCACTGTACCTCAAGTTCAACCCCAACCCACAATGGCACCGGCAGCCGCAGTAGCACCAACAGCCATGTCCGCGGCCACGACAGCACCAGGTGGCCTCTCATCCTTTGGAGGATTCAGCTTTGGACAAACCAAGGTCCAGGTGACCACAGCTGCAGCCCCTGTTGCTGCCCCAGGAGGTGGCTTCAGCTTTGGCACCAGTGCTCCATCCAACCTCACCTTGGGCAGCCAACCCCAGCCAGTCTCCACCGCTGCAGCCCCAACGGCTCAAGCTATAGGAATCCCCTTTGGGATTAAGCCCTCATCaaccccagctcctcctgcatCCACCCAGGCGGCCCCAGCTCCAGGTCCATCTCTCTTCGCTGCACCTATCGCTacagctgctgctcctgctaCTGCTGCCGCAACAACTGCTGGCTTTACTTTGGGTGCCGCTctagctccagctccagcaccAAGCACTTCTGCTGCAGCTACTTTATCAGCTGCTGGAGGTCTGCCTTTCATGATCAAACCTCTGGGGGCAGCTTCCACCGCCTCCACTGCGGCCCTCATCTCTGCTGccacaactgcagctgccacagCAGGTGCTGCTTCTGGCTTCACACTGGGGCTCAAACCTGCATCCAGCGCAAGTGCCACAGCAACCGCTACAGCCACAACAATCACTACAACCACGGCCCCCCCAGTGATGACCTACGCCCAGCTCGAGGGTCTCATTAACAAGTGGAGTCTGGAGCTCGAGGACCAAGAGAGACATTTCTTACAGCAGGCCACTCAGGTGAACGCCTGGGACCGCATGCTGGTGGAGAACGGTGAGAAGATCACAGCCCTGCATAAGGAGATGGAGAAGGTGAAGCTGGACCAGAGGAGGCTAAACCAGGAGCTGGACTTCATCTTGTCCCAGcagaaggagctggaggactTGCTCTGCCCGCTTGAGGAGTCGGTGAAGGAGCAAAGCGGAACCATCTACATGCAGAACGCCGACGAGGAGCGAGAGAGAACGTACAAGCTCGCAGAGAACGTGGACGCACAGCTGAAGAGGATGTCGCAGGACCTGAAGGAGATCATCgaacacctgaacacatccaGCGGCCCAGCAGATACCAGTGACCCA CTTCAGCAGATCTGTAAGATTCTCAACACCCACATGGATTCACTTCAGTGGATTGACCAGAACTCGGTTCTCCTGCAGAGAAGAGTGGAGGAAGTGTCCAAACTGTGCGACAACCAGCGCAAGGAGCAGGAGAAAACCTTTCGCTTAACGTTTGACTGA